One window of Athalia rosae chromosome 2, iyAthRosa1.1, whole genome shotgun sequence genomic DNA carries:
- the LOC105688480 gene encoding vinculin isoform X3, whose translation MPVFHTKTIESILEPVAQQVSRLVILHEEAEDGNAMPDLERPVQAVSRAVTNLVKVGRETINSSDDALLKQDMPGALYRVEGASRLLEEASAMLKQDPYSGPARKKLIEGSRGILQGTSSLLLCFDESEVRKIIRECKRVLDYLAVAEVIETMEDLVHFLKNLSPCLSKVSREVSAREKELTHQVHREILVRCLDQVKTLAPILICSMKIFIHIIAQGGKGAEEAAENRNYLSSRMSDELNEIIRVLQLTTYDEEEWDADQLTVLKKAQSAIESRLRAAQDWLDDGGALRGGVGEKSLRQIVEQAERLAERCLAPSQAEPITKLASQITTMTDALCELRQDGKGNTPQAESLARAIKDKLNDLRSTVYSTIVAVDKSGIAQTAHTVAGRLEQANKWLLNPQNDDKGLGQRAIALIVHEGKQNQHLANVAEGLPGIHKAEILNLCDEVDNLSRQLGDLCACGQGNTPRAQETARQLSQKLYELKNRIQQAVVSRVVEDFIDISTPLKQFTDAVLSPEGTPGREQNFNDKAHALQNFSNRAAKTARMVAAGGSSGNKKLAEALAVSASQVESLTPQLVNAGRIRMTYPESKAADEHFENLRQQYAETIQRARALCDEATDSGDFIRTSEEQMQKHSFLCDDAINKNHPQKMVDNTASIARLANRVILVAKQESDNSEDPAFIQRVNLAADGLQNSVAPMVQDAKAVAMNTKDGPAVSRWRESNRALLSNVGKVRKAITVNPDLPPPPDMSQLRINSEEQMPGQQYSYFTDKVGQPLRNQPSPSSLRVTSPTLTVNKTQGRSISPLPKWARGGDNPDLLYQELASEDELEQAIRVRGLQDYCQYDSEMAPPRPPLPGGELAPPRPPPPETDDEDEMFMHAPQPNQPIMMAAHGLHQEVRQWSSKDNDIIAAAKKMAILMGRLSGLVRGEGGNKRDLIACAKAIAEASQEVTRLAKELARECTDKRIRTNLLQVCERIPTIGTQLKILSTVKATMLGAQEMLPSWEELLLNGTEEDQEATDMLVGNAQNLMQSVKETVRAAECASIKIRTASGMKLRWVRRQPWYQY comes from the exons ATGCCCGTATTTCACACTAAAACAATCGAAAGCATTTTGGAACCTGTCGCACAGCAG GTGTCGAGGCTGGTCATTTTGCACGAAGAAGCTGAAGATGGAAATGCCATGCCAGATTTGGAGAGGCCTGTCCAGGCAGTTAGCAGGGCCGTCACCAACCTTGTCAAA GTTGGGCGTGAGACCATCAATTCATCTGACGATGCTTTACTCAAACAAGACATGCCAGGTGCCTTATACCGGGTCGAAGGGGCTTCCAGACTTCTCGAAGAAGCATCTGCCATGCTTAAACAAGATCCGTACTCTGGGCCCGCTAG GAAAAAGTTGATAGAGGGATCACGAGGGATCCTCCAAGGAACAAGTTCGCTCCTTCTTTGCTTCGACGAGAGCgaggttcgaaaaattatccgagaGTGTAAACGAGTTCTGGATTACTTGGCAGTTGCTGAAGTGATCGAGACCATGGAAGATCTGGTACATTTTTTGAAGAATCTTAGTCCCTGTCTGAGTAAAGTTTCACGAGAAGTAAGTGCGCGTGAAAAAGAACTGACACATCAGGTTCATCGTGAAATATTAGTGCGCTGCCTGGATCAG GTAAAAACTTTGGCACCAATATTAATTTGCTCGATGAAAATCTTCATCCACATAATAGCACAAGGGGGTAAAGGTGCGGAAGAAGCTGCGGAAAATCGAAATTATCTCTCCAGCCGTATGTCTGACGAGCTAAATGAGATCATAAGAGTTCTTCAGCTCACAACTTATGACGAGGAAGAATGGGATGCCGACCAATTAACG GTCCTCAAAAAAGCGCAAAGTGCAATCGAATCGCGATTGAGGGCTGCGCAAGATTGGCTCGACGATGGAGGTGCTCTGAGAGGTGGTGTCGGAGAAAAAAGCCTCAGACAAATTGTGGAACAGGCTGAACGTTTGGCCGAAAGATGTCTGGCTCCTTCGCAAGCAGAACCAATTACAAAATTGGCCTCACAAATTACCACGATGACTGATGCCCTCTGCGAACTTAGACAGGATGGAAAAG GAAATACTCCACAAGCCGAATCGCTCGCTCGTGCCATAAAAGACAAATTGAATGATCTACGCTCAACAGTTTATTCTACAATTGTAGCTGTAGATAAATCTGGAATCGCGCAAACAGCACATACTGTAGCAGGACGACTGGAACAGGCAAACAAATGGCTCCTCAACCCTCAAAATGATGACAAGGGCCTTGGCCAAAGAGCGATCGCTCTGATCGTCCACGAGGGCAAACAG AATCAACATCTTGCTAAC GTTGCCGAGGGATTACCTGGGATCCACAAAGCAGAGATATTGAACCTATGCGACGAAGTAGACAACTTATCGCGACAGCTTGGTGATCTCTGTGCCTGTGGTCAGGGAAACACACCAAGAGCTCAAGAAACTGCTCGTCAATTGTCACAGAAATTGTACGAACTGAAGAACCGAATTCAGCAGGCTGTAGTTTCCAGAGTCGTTGAGgattttattgatatttcaACACCTTTAAAACAATTCACGGACGCAGTCTTATCCCCAGAAGGGACGCCTGGAAGggaacaaaatttcaatgacaaAGCTCATGCTctccaaaatttctcaaacAGAGCTGCTAAGACTGCAAGAATGGTCGCTGCTGGAG GAAGtagcggaaataaaaaattggccGAGGCACTTGCGGTGAGCGCGTCACAGGTGGAATCGTTGACACCCCAACTGGTTAATGCTGGTCGTATTAGGATGACGTACCCGGAGAGTAAAGCTGCCGATgaacactttgaaaatctaCGGCAGCAGTACGCCGAGACCATTCAAAGAGCAAGAGCCCTGTGCGACGAGGCTACAGACAGCGGGGATTTCATCAGAACCTCAGAAGAGCAAATGCAAAAGCACTCGTTCCTCTGCGATGATGCCATAAACAAAAATCATCCTCAAAAGATGGTGGACAATACAGCGTCCATTGCAAGGCTCGCTAACCGTGTCATCCTCGTCGCTAAACAGGAAAGTGACAACAGCGAAGATCCTGCTTTCATTCAACGTGTCAATCTTGCTGCCGATGGACTCCAAAATA GTGTTGCTCCCATGGTTCAAGATGCAAAAGCAGTTGCTATGAATACCAAAGATGGACCGGCCGTATCTCGCTGGAGGGAAAGTAATCGCGCC cTCTTGTCCAATGTTGGCAAAGTTCGAAAGGCTATTACAGTTAATCCAGATCTTCCCCCACCTCCTGATATGTCTCAGCTTCGAATCAACAGTG aggaACAAATGCCAGGTCAACAATACAGTTACTTCACAGATAAAG TCGGGCAGCCGTTGCGAAATCAGCCATCACCGAGCAGTTTGCGTGTCACAAGTCCAACTTTGACTGTCAATAAAACGCAAGGGCGTTCTATCAGTCCTTTACCAAAATGGGCTCGTGGAG GAGATAACCCTGATCTTCTCTACCAAGAGCTGGCTTCTGAGGATGAATTAGAACAAGCAATTCGAGTCAGAG GATTGCAAGATTACTGTCAATATGACAGCG AAATGGCACCGCCTCGCCCACCTTTACCTGGAGGTGAATTGGCTCCACCAAGACCTCCGCCACCAGAAACCGACGACGAGGATGAAATGTTTATGCATGCACCGCAGCCCAACCAGCCAATAATG ATGGCAGCGCACGGCCTCCATCAAGAAGTGCGTCAGTGGTCGAGCAAGGATAACGATATCATAGCTGCAGCGAAGAAGATGGCCATTTTGATGGGAAGATTGTCCGGACTTGTTAGAGGCGAAGGTGGAAATAAGAGGGATTTGATCGCCTGTGCTAAAGCAATTGCGGAAGCTTCTCAAGAAGTAACACGTCTCGCCAAAGAACTAGCCAGGGAGTGCACGGATAAACGTATTCGCACG AACCTGCTTCAAGTCTGCGAACGTATACCGACCATAGGTACACAGCTCAAGATTCTGTCCACGGTGAAGGCTACTATGCTCGGAGCACAAG AAATGCTTCCCAGCTGGGAGGAATTATTActaaatg
- the LOC105688480 gene encoding vinculin isoform X4 → MPVFHTKTIESILEPVAQQVSRLVILHEEAEDGNAMPDLERPVQAVSRAVTNLVKVGRETINSSDDALLKQDMPGALYRVEGASRLLEEASAMLKQDPYSGPARKKLIEGSRGILQGTSSLLLCFDESEVRKIIRECKRVLDYLAVAEVIETMEDLVHFLKNLSPCLSKVSREVSAREKELTHQVHREILVRCLDQVKTLAPILICSMKIFIHIIAQGGKGAEEAAENRNYLSSRMSDELNEIIRVLQLTTYDEEEWDADQLTVLKKAQSAIESRLRAAQDWLDDGGALRGGVGEKSLRQIVEQAERLAERCLAPSQAEPITKLASQITTMTDALCELRQDGKGNTPQAESLARAIKDKLNDLRSTVYSTIVAVDKSGIAQTAHTVAGRLEQANKWLLNPQNDDKGLGQRAIALIVHEGKQNQHLANVAEGLPGIHKAEILNLCDEVDNLSRQLGDLCACGQGNTPRAQETARQLSQKLYELKNRIQQAVVSRVVEDFIDISTPLKQFTDAVLSPEGTPGREQNFNDKAHALQNFSNRAAKTARMVAAGGSSGNKKLAEALAVSASQVESLTPQLVNAGRIRMTYPESKAADEHFENLRQQYAETIQRARALCDEATDSGDFIRTSEEQMQKHSFLCDDAINKNHPQKMVDNTASIARLANRVILVAKQESDNSEDPAFIQRVNLAADGLQNSVAPMVQDAKAVAMNTKDGPAVSRWRESNRALLSNVGKVRKAITVNPDLPPPPDMSQLRINSEEQMPGQQYSYFTDKVGQPLRNQPSPSSLRVTSPTLTVNKTQGRSISPLPKWARGGDNPDLLYQELASEDELEQAIRVREMAPPRPPLPGGELAPPRPPPPETDDEDEMFMHAPQPNQPIMMAAHGLHQEVRQWSSKDNDIIAAAKKMAILMGRLSGLVRGEGGNKRDLIACAKAIAEASQEVTRLAKELARECTDKRIRTNLLQVCERIPTIGTQLKILSTVKATMLGAQEMLPSWEELLLNDELIGRSTEEDQEATDMLVGNAQNLMQSVKETVRAAECASIKIRTASGMKLRWVRRQPWYQY, encoded by the exons ATGCCCGTATTTCACACTAAAACAATCGAAAGCATTTTGGAACCTGTCGCACAGCAG GTGTCGAGGCTGGTCATTTTGCACGAAGAAGCTGAAGATGGAAATGCCATGCCAGATTTGGAGAGGCCTGTCCAGGCAGTTAGCAGGGCCGTCACCAACCTTGTCAAA GTTGGGCGTGAGACCATCAATTCATCTGACGATGCTTTACTCAAACAAGACATGCCAGGTGCCTTATACCGGGTCGAAGGGGCTTCCAGACTTCTCGAAGAAGCATCTGCCATGCTTAAACAAGATCCGTACTCTGGGCCCGCTAG GAAAAAGTTGATAGAGGGATCACGAGGGATCCTCCAAGGAACAAGTTCGCTCCTTCTTTGCTTCGACGAGAGCgaggttcgaaaaattatccgagaGTGTAAACGAGTTCTGGATTACTTGGCAGTTGCTGAAGTGATCGAGACCATGGAAGATCTGGTACATTTTTTGAAGAATCTTAGTCCCTGTCTGAGTAAAGTTTCACGAGAAGTAAGTGCGCGTGAAAAAGAACTGACACATCAGGTTCATCGTGAAATATTAGTGCGCTGCCTGGATCAG GTAAAAACTTTGGCACCAATATTAATTTGCTCGATGAAAATCTTCATCCACATAATAGCACAAGGGGGTAAAGGTGCGGAAGAAGCTGCGGAAAATCGAAATTATCTCTCCAGCCGTATGTCTGACGAGCTAAATGAGATCATAAGAGTTCTTCAGCTCACAACTTATGACGAGGAAGAATGGGATGCCGACCAATTAACG GTCCTCAAAAAAGCGCAAAGTGCAATCGAATCGCGATTGAGGGCTGCGCAAGATTGGCTCGACGATGGAGGTGCTCTGAGAGGTGGTGTCGGAGAAAAAAGCCTCAGACAAATTGTGGAACAGGCTGAACGTTTGGCCGAAAGATGTCTGGCTCCTTCGCAAGCAGAACCAATTACAAAATTGGCCTCACAAATTACCACGATGACTGATGCCCTCTGCGAACTTAGACAGGATGGAAAAG GAAATACTCCACAAGCCGAATCGCTCGCTCGTGCCATAAAAGACAAATTGAATGATCTACGCTCAACAGTTTATTCTACAATTGTAGCTGTAGATAAATCTGGAATCGCGCAAACAGCACATACTGTAGCAGGACGACTGGAACAGGCAAACAAATGGCTCCTCAACCCTCAAAATGATGACAAGGGCCTTGGCCAAAGAGCGATCGCTCTGATCGTCCACGAGGGCAAACAG AATCAACATCTTGCTAAC GTTGCCGAGGGATTACCTGGGATCCACAAAGCAGAGATATTGAACCTATGCGACGAAGTAGACAACTTATCGCGACAGCTTGGTGATCTCTGTGCCTGTGGTCAGGGAAACACACCAAGAGCTCAAGAAACTGCTCGTCAATTGTCACAGAAATTGTACGAACTGAAGAACCGAATTCAGCAGGCTGTAGTTTCCAGAGTCGTTGAGgattttattgatatttcaACACCTTTAAAACAATTCACGGACGCAGTCTTATCCCCAGAAGGGACGCCTGGAAGggaacaaaatttcaatgacaaAGCTCATGCTctccaaaatttctcaaacAGAGCTGCTAAGACTGCAAGAATGGTCGCTGCTGGAG GAAGtagcggaaataaaaaattggccGAGGCACTTGCGGTGAGCGCGTCACAGGTGGAATCGTTGACACCCCAACTGGTTAATGCTGGTCGTATTAGGATGACGTACCCGGAGAGTAAAGCTGCCGATgaacactttgaaaatctaCGGCAGCAGTACGCCGAGACCATTCAAAGAGCAAGAGCCCTGTGCGACGAGGCTACAGACAGCGGGGATTTCATCAGAACCTCAGAAGAGCAAATGCAAAAGCACTCGTTCCTCTGCGATGATGCCATAAACAAAAATCATCCTCAAAAGATGGTGGACAATACAGCGTCCATTGCAAGGCTCGCTAACCGTGTCATCCTCGTCGCTAAACAGGAAAGTGACAACAGCGAAGATCCTGCTTTCATTCAACGTGTCAATCTTGCTGCCGATGGACTCCAAAATA GTGTTGCTCCCATGGTTCAAGATGCAAAAGCAGTTGCTATGAATACCAAAGATGGACCGGCCGTATCTCGCTGGAGGGAAAGTAATCGCGCC cTCTTGTCCAATGTTGGCAAAGTTCGAAAGGCTATTACAGTTAATCCAGATCTTCCCCCACCTCCTGATATGTCTCAGCTTCGAATCAACAGTG aggaACAAATGCCAGGTCAACAATACAGTTACTTCACAGATAAAG TCGGGCAGCCGTTGCGAAATCAGCCATCACCGAGCAGTTTGCGTGTCACAAGTCCAACTTTGACTGTCAATAAAACGCAAGGGCGTTCTATCAGTCCTTTACCAAAATGGGCTCGTGGAG GAGATAACCCTGATCTTCTCTACCAAGAGCTGGCTTCTGAGGATGAATTAGAACAAGCAATTCGAGTCAGAG AAATGGCACCGCCTCGCCCACCTTTACCTGGAGGTGAATTGGCTCCACCAAGACCTCCGCCACCAGAAACCGACGACGAGGATGAAATGTTTATGCATGCACCGCAGCCCAACCAGCCAATAATG ATGGCAGCGCACGGCCTCCATCAAGAAGTGCGTCAGTGGTCGAGCAAGGATAACGATATCATAGCTGCAGCGAAGAAGATGGCCATTTTGATGGGAAGATTGTCCGGACTTGTTAGAGGCGAAGGTGGAAATAAGAGGGATTTGATCGCCTGTGCTAAAGCAATTGCGGAAGCTTCTCAAGAAGTAACACGTCTCGCCAAAGAACTAGCCAGGGAGTGCACGGATAAACGTATTCGCACG AACCTGCTTCAAGTCTGCGAACGTATACCGACCATAGGTACACAGCTCAAGATTCTGTCCACGGTGAAGGCTACTATGCTCGGAGCACAAG AAATGCTTCCCAGCTGGGAGGAATTATTActaaatg ACGAATTGATTGGTCGCA
- the LOC105688480 gene encoding vinculin isoform X7, with the protein MPVFHTKTIESILEPVAQQVSRLVILHEEAEDGNAMPDLERPVQAVSRAVTNLVKVGRETINSSDDALLKQDMPGALYRVEGASRLLEEASAMLKQDPYSGPARKKLIEGSRGILQGTSSLLLCFDESEVRKIIRECKRVLDYLAVAEVIETMEDLVHFLKNLSPCLSKVSREVSAREKELTHQVHREILVRCLDQVKTLAPILICSMKIFIHIIAQGGKGAEEAAENRNYLSSRMSDELNEIIRVLQLTTYDEEEWDADQLTVLKKAQSAIESRLRAAQDWLDDGGALRGGVGEKSLRQIVEQAERLAERCLAPSQAEPITKLASQITTMTDALCELRQDGKGNTPQAESLARAIKDKLNDLRSTVYSTIVAVDKSGIAQTAHTVAGRLEQANKWLLNPQNDDKGLGQRAIALIVHEGKQNQHLANVAEGLPGIHKAEILNLCDEVDNLSRQLGDLCACGQGNTPRAQETARQLSQKLYELKNRIQQAVVSRVVEDFIDISTPLKQFTDAVLSPEGTPGREQNFNDKAHALQNFSNRAAKTARMVAAGGSSGNKKLAEALAVSASQVESLTPQLVNAGRIRMTYPESKAADEHFENLRQQYAETIQRARALCDEATDSGDFIRTSEEQMQKHSFLCDDAINKNHPQKMVDNTASIARLANRVILVAKQESDNSEDPAFIQRVNLAADGLQNSVAPMVQDAKAVAMNTKDGPAVSRWRESNRALLSNVGKVRKAITVNPDLPPPPDMSQLRINSEEQMPGQQYSYFTDKGLQDYCQYDSEMAPPRPPLPGGELAPPRPPPPETDDEDEMFMHAPQPNQPIMMAAHGLHQEVRQWSSKDNDIIAAAKKMAILMGRLSGLVRGEGGNKRDLIACAKAIAEASQEVTRLAKELARECTDKRIRTNLLQVCERIPTIGTQLKILSTVKATMLGAQEMLPSWEELLLNDELIGRSTEEDQEATDMLVGNAQNLMQSVKETVRAAECASIKIRTASGMKLRWVRRQPWYQY; encoded by the exons ATGCCCGTATTTCACACTAAAACAATCGAAAGCATTTTGGAACCTGTCGCACAGCAG GTGTCGAGGCTGGTCATTTTGCACGAAGAAGCTGAAGATGGAAATGCCATGCCAGATTTGGAGAGGCCTGTCCAGGCAGTTAGCAGGGCCGTCACCAACCTTGTCAAA GTTGGGCGTGAGACCATCAATTCATCTGACGATGCTTTACTCAAACAAGACATGCCAGGTGCCTTATACCGGGTCGAAGGGGCTTCCAGACTTCTCGAAGAAGCATCTGCCATGCTTAAACAAGATCCGTACTCTGGGCCCGCTAG GAAAAAGTTGATAGAGGGATCACGAGGGATCCTCCAAGGAACAAGTTCGCTCCTTCTTTGCTTCGACGAGAGCgaggttcgaaaaattatccgagaGTGTAAACGAGTTCTGGATTACTTGGCAGTTGCTGAAGTGATCGAGACCATGGAAGATCTGGTACATTTTTTGAAGAATCTTAGTCCCTGTCTGAGTAAAGTTTCACGAGAAGTAAGTGCGCGTGAAAAAGAACTGACACATCAGGTTCATCGTGAAATATTAGTGCGCTGCCTGGATCAG GTAAAAACTTTGGCACCAATATTAATTTGCTCGATGAAAATCTTCATCCACATAATAGCACAAGGGGGTAAAGGTGCGGAAGAAGCTGCGGAAAATCGAAATTATCTCTCCAGCCGTATGTCTGACGAGCTAAATGAGATCATAAGAGTTCTTCAGCTCACAACTTATGACGAGGAAGAATGGGATGCCGACCAATTAACG GTCCTCAAAAAAGCGCAAAGTGCAATCGAATCGCGATTGAGGGCTGCGCAAGATTGGCTCGACGATGGAGGTGCTCTGAGAGGTGGTGTCGGAGAAAAAAGCCTCAGACAAATTGTGGAACAGGCTGAACGTTTGGCCGAAAGATGTCTGGCTCCTTCGCAAGCAGAACCAATTACAAAATTGGCCTCACAAATTACCACGATGACTGATGCCCTCTGCGAACTTAGACAGGATGGAAAAG GAAATACTCCACAAGCCGAATCGCTCGCTCGTGCCATAAAAGACAAATTGAATGATCTACGCTCAACAGTTTATTCTACAATTGTAGCTGTAGATAAATCTGGAATCGCGCAAACAGCACATACTGTAGCAGGACGACTGGAACAGGCAAACAAATGGCTCCTCAACCCTCAAAATGATGACAAGGGCCTTGGCCAAAGAGCGATCGCTCTGATCGTCCACGAGGGCAAACAG AATCAACATCTTGCTAAC GTTGCCGAGGGATTACCTGGGATCCACAAAGCAGAGATATTGAACCTATGCGACGAAGTAGACAACTTATCGCGACAGCTTGGTGATCTCTGTGCCTGTGGTCAGGGAAACACACCAAGAGCTCAAGAAACTGCTCGTCAATTGTCACAGAAATTGTACGAACTGAAGAACCGAATTCAGCAGGCTGTAGTTTCCAGAGTCGTTGAGgattttattgatatttcaACACCTTTAAAACAATTCACGGACGCAGTCTTATCCCCAGAAGGGACGCCTGGAAGggaacaaaatttcaatgacaaAGCTCATGCTctccaaaatttctcaaacAGAGCTGCTAAGACTGCAAGAATGGTCGCTGCTGGAG GAAGtagcggaaataaaaaattggccGAGGCACTTGCGGTGAGCGCGTCACAGGTGGAATCGTTGACACCCCAACTGGTTAATGCTGGTCGTATTAGGATGACGTACCCGGAGAGTAAAGCTGCCGATgaacactttgaaaatctaCGGCAGCAGTACGCCGAGACCATTCAAAGAGCAAGAGCCCTGTGCGACGAGGCTACAGACAGCGGGGATTTCATCAGAACCTCAGAAGAGCAAATGCAAAAGCACTCGTTCCTCTGCGATGATGCCATAAACAAAAATCATCCTCAAAAGATGGTGGACAATACAGCGTCCATTGCAAGGCTCGCTAACCGTGTCATCCTCGTCGCTAAACAGGAAAGTGACAACAGCGAAGATCCTGCTTTCATTCAACGTGTCAATCTTGCTGCCGATGGACTCCAAAATA GTGTTGCTCCCATGGTTCAAGATGCAAAAGCAGTTGCTATGAATACCAAAGATGGACCGGCCGTATCTCGCTGGAGGGAAAGTAATCGCGCC cTCTTGTCCAATGTTGGCAAAGTTCGAAAGGCTATTACAGTTAATCCAGATCTTCCCCCACCTCCTGATATGTCTCAGCTTCGAATCAACAGTG aggaACAAATGCCAGGTCAACAATACAGTTACTTCACAGATAAAG GATTGCAAGATTACTGTCAATATGACAGCG AAATGGCACCGCCTCGCCCACCTTTACCTGGAGGTGAATTGGCTCCACCAAGACCTCCGCCACCAGAAACCGACGACGAGGATGAAATGTTTATGCATGCACCGCAGCCCAACCAGCCAATAATG ATGGCAGCGCACGGCCTCCATCAAGAAGTGCGTCAGTGGTCGAGCAAGGATAACGATATCATAGCTGCAGCGAAGAAGATGGCCATTTTGATGGGAAGATTGTCCGGACTTGTTAGAGGCGAAGGTGGAAATAAGAGGGATTTGATCGCCTGTGCTAAAGCAATTGCGGAAGCTTCTCAAGAAGTAACACGTCTCGCCAAAGAACTAGCCAGGGAGTGCACGGATAAACGTATTCGCACG AACCTGCTTCAAGTCTGCGAACGTATACCGACCATAGGTACACAGCTCAAGATTCTGTCCACGGTGAAGGCTACTATGCTCGGAGCACAAG AAATGCTTCCCAGCTGGGAGGAATTATTActaaatg ACGAATTGATTGGTCGCA